The following DNA comes from Mycolicibacterium aromaticivorans JS19b1 = JCM 16368.
GTCGCCGCGCGCATGGCGCGGAGCCAATCGGTGCGGATGTCGGCGTCGACGTACGGGGTGATCTGGTGAGCGACGACATCGATAGCCTGCTCGCGTGCCGCTCCCCCGCCCACCACGGTGGCCGCCGCGGTCAACCACGCGGGCCGCTCACCGGCGCGGCGGTCGTCGATCGACACGACGGCTCCGACCTTGTCGTCGACCGCCCGCGACAGCCGGTCGCGCAGCGCCTCGCAGCTCTGCGCCGCAGCCCGCAACGAGTCGGCCACCGCCGCGCCCGCCGCACAGTGCCGGCGGATGAATTCGTCAGCCGCCGAACCGGATTCACCGTCCCACGCCACCGCCATGGCGGCCAGCCCGTCGCGAGACACACGCACCGCCTGGTCGGCGGCGGCCGATGCCGCCCGTAGAGCTACGCAGTCGGCGTCGAGCACGGCCAGGTCCAAGCCGTCGTCCCGGCCGTACCACTCGAAGATCTGCGCGGCGTGCGCAGTCAGGTCCGGATGCTGGTAACCGACGGCGTGGCAGGCTGCCACGTAGGCCGCAGTGTTGGCCACCGAGGATTGCCCGACCGCAAGCCGCGACGCCACGTCCAGCGTCACAGCGCGGCCGCACGCAGTTCGGCGTCACCGTAGCGGTCAGCGGTGACCCGCAGCGCGACGGCCGTCTCCTCGGCAGCCCGCGACCACTGCGCCACTGTGGCTGTCAGCCGGTCCAGCGCTGCCCGCACCACATCCCCGTGGGCGACGTGCGCACGACCGGCCACGGCGCCGCCGAAGTGCAGGCGGCTCAGCTGCCCATGTAGTGCCTCGTCGAGCAGCTCGGCGGTGGCGTCGAAATGTTGCGCGGCAGCGCGCAACCCGGCGCAGTCCACGCGCGTGTTACCCATATCCTTCTAAGACGCAGGCCGCACCGGACCGGTTCCCG
Coding sequences within:
- a CDS encoding type VII secretion target, with translation MGNTRVDCAGLRAAAQHFDATAELLDEALHGQLSRLHFGGAVAGRAHVAHGDVVRAALDRLTATVAQWSRAAEETAVALRVTADRYGDAELRAAAL